The DNA sequence CTCGAGAAACTGGAGCAAGTTCAGCCTGAGAATGCGATATCTGCACAACTGGGGCCACTATTTGTAGAAGCTTATGATGGATCTTCTGAGATATGGTCTCACATGGATCAATGCCAGTGGACTTGCACCATCAGAATGATGATTTCAAAGGTGCTTAAAATAATTAAACTGGAGAATATTGCTGAGCGAGTCAAACCTGCAAAGCCATCCACATCAACTAGCCCAATGATTTTAGAGGTGCTGAAAATAACTAAACCTGAGAATATTGCTAAGCGAATCAAAGCTTCAAAGCCGTCAAGTTCACCTGGCCTAATCACTATGGAGATGGTGGGTTTTATCGAAGTTTTGCTTGATACTGCTCATGATAAACTGTGGTCCTTTAGTTTAGTGCATGCCTCTCGCTTGTATGTGCTTAAAAGGAAGCTGAGGTATCTACAAGTCTTCTTCACGTTAACGACGAGGTGGTGCATTGAGCATGAGAATATGAAGGATCTCTTCACCCATGTTGAGGATGTAGCTTACACTGCAACACACATGTGTTTCTTAGGGGTGGGCAAAACTATGGATCGCGAGTTCTCTGAATTGCTGGAAAAGATAAGTCCTTTTAAGCCTAAATTGAGGCAGATTTATAAGAGCCTCTTGACAGTGTCAAAGTCATCACTGTTAGATACTACAATGAATGTAAGGATAAGTCCTTTTAGCTTTGTTAGTGCTCTCCAAGAGGATCTGAAAGAGCTAGTAATCCGTGATACTTCCTTGAAAGTTTTCCTTGACAATCAAATTCCGTGGCTTCAACAAGGACTTCTTTATCTTTCTAGATATCTCCGGGACATAGAATTAGAATTCACTCCACTCGAAGAATTCAACTCTCTTCAATCAAATATTGTGGCTCTGGCCATTGAAGCAGCAATTGCCATCTACTCCTCCTATGATGAGGAAATGGACGAAACTACTGAAATGAAGCATGTGTTTTTTCATTTGCAACTGAAGTTTAGTCATGTCAAGTTAGAAGCCTGTCTGATTAAGCTACTAAACAGTGAATCCACCATAGTAGCTCCTCTGAAAGATCTGATTCACTATATCCGGGAAGAGCTGATATTCTTGGGAACTTTTCTCATGGATTCATTGGAGAAGTGCAAAGAACAAATTAAGATAACTGATTTTCTGACCCTTATTCAATCTGTGACTAGCCAAGCATGGTCAGTCACTCTTTCTCATGACTCGGAGCAAGGAGACTTGTCCAGGCAAACAAATTGCTTGCATGTACAATTGCTTCTTAAGTTCAAGTTTATTAAAGCAGCAATTAGACAGATGTGTCCTGACATTTCGGCATTTTCGACACTAGACCATCCTACAATAGATCTGCTGAACTTTCTTCCTATTAACTTTGAGGTCATTGATTCTTATTTCAGTATGCTAAAATCCTCAAAGACACCATCCTCAGATAGCCCCAAGATGGATGAGATTTTGATGGGATTTCATGAATATATTATTTCCAATCTTCTACTGAAGGATGAAACCAATTTGACATTTACTGCTGCAAATGAGGATAATTGTTTTTACAATGGGTTATTGCTTCTGGCAACATATCTTGTCGATTCTCTAGTGCATCACAGTGGACACAAGAAGGAGGATAATCTCTTGACAGGATTTGGAACTGTCGCAATCGAGTCTGAGTCTGCTATCTGTTTATCTTATGAGGATGTTGTGGATAGCAACAAAATAAGGAAGGTCAATCTTGTTCTTCAGTTTTTGACAATTGCTTTCAAGCTTATCGAGTCTCAGAGAATCTTGATGGATCTACTAAAGCACAAAGCCACTTTGGAAACTAAAATTCTGGATCTGATTGAAAGTGCTCATGAGGATCTTATTTTCCTTAGAGCTTTCCTCATGGATCTTCTCATCCGACACACAGAGCTTAACAAAGTGCATGATCTCTTAAGGCATGCTGAAGGGACTGCCAACAAGTTAGTACAAGTCAGTGGTTTTTGTTATGAAGGTTTCATGGATGGAGGTAGCACTGAAAAAATGATGCTTTCATTATCCGATTTGCCACAAGAGATTGAGTCTGTCAAGGTAGAGGTCAGAAAAGTATGGTTTCAACTTCTGGATGCATCACCATGGAACGTGACAGATGGGGAagacattattttcttattaaaCCACCAGGACAGGGTGCTGAACTCTGATGATTATTCAATCTCTTATCTGAAGAATCAGGTCCCAGTAGTCAAAGAAAAACTGGTGTACTTGGGCTCTTTCCTTGCAGATATTATACAGCATCGCGATATGCATCAAGAACTCCAAGACCTCATGAAGCGTGCTCAAGATATTACGTTTGTCTGTTTCTTCCATGTCAGGGGTTATACTCCTGCTTGGCATGACATGTTACATCTCTCTGATGTCAAGCAATTGCTTAGGTTTGTTGAAGCAGAGGTCAAAATGTTTTGTTTCAAAGTTCCAGATTCTTCATGTTATAGCTTCCCCAAGACAAATGGATTAGGATTTCTCGATTGTTTCTTGGGAAAATTGGGGGAGCTGTTAAGTTCTAAGCTCGATTTGATTATCGACTTAAAACATCAGATTCAATCACTCCAGGACGGCTTGTTGTGTCTAAGATCGTTGACCGATCAATTTGCAGAAAGCTACGATGAGCATGATGAAGTTTATGGTCGTATAACAAGTAGCACAGAAATTGCATACAAGGCAGAGTATGTCATTGATTCGTGCTTGGCCTGTTCTTATCCACTCTGGTACAAAGTTCATTGGATTTCTGAAGTTGTTAAGAATATTAATCTTGTAAATGCAGTTGTTAGTGAGACATGTGAAAGAAAGAATAATGATGTGGCAGTGACCGAAGCTGCAAAGACCTCCGGTAATCTTTTACCATCATTATCAGCCAATACTCCAAGAACAAATGAAGCAATGGAGGGATTTCAGGATGCGATGGACGAATTAAAGAAGCAGCTACTTGAAGGATCACCTGAGCTAGATGTTATCTCAATCTTTGGCATGCCCGGATTGGGTAAGACTACACTTGCAAAGAAGATTTACAGTGATCCAATAGTCACCTCTTACTTTGATGTCCGTGCTCAGTGCTGTGTGACTCAAGTATATTCATGGCGAGAATTGTTGCTTACCATTTTGAATGATGTGCTTGAGCCTGCTGATCGCAATTTAAAAGAAGATGGCGAATTAGCTGATGAGCTGCGTCGATTCTTGTTGACCAAGAGATTCTTAATTCTTGTTGATGACGTGTGGGACACTAAAGTGTGGGACTATTTACATATGTGCTGTAGAGGTTCTCGCAAAGGGAGTAGAATTATTCTAACGACACGGCTGAGTGACGTTGCCAGTTATGCTCAATGTGATAGTAAACCTCATCATCTTCGTTTATTCAGTGATGAAGAGAGTTGGACATTATTACAGAAAGAGGTGTTTCAAGGAGAGAGCTGTCCACCTGAACTTCTTGATGTGGGGTTTCGAATAGCAAAAACTTGTGGAGGGTTGCCTCTCTTCATTGTGTTAGTTGCTGGTGTTctgaaagagaaaaagaagaaagcaGAATTGtggaaagaaatagaagaaagtCTAGGTTCGCAGAACATTGGTTGCTTGGAAGAGAGCATGTCTATGATTGGATTCAGTTACAAGAATTTATCACACCAGCTGAAGCCTTGTTTTCTCTATTTTGGAGGATTTTTGAAGGGCAGGAATATTCATGTCTCAAAATTGACTCGGTTGTGGCTTGCTGAGGGTTTTGTACAAGCAAATAAGGGACCAGAAGATGCTGCACAAGGTTTCTTGGAAGATCTTATTAGTAGAAATTTAGTGATGGATGTGGAGAAGAAACCCAATGGCAAGGTGAAAACATGCCGCATTCATGATCTGTTGCACAAATTCTGCTTAGAAAAGGCCAAACAAGAGAATTTCCTTCTCCGGATAAATGGGTACAAATAACTGCACTAATTTTATTATACTAGTTTCTGGGTACGCGCAATGACGTGTCCCTTGTCTCAAATATTATGTTTATCCCTActcattttcatcttttttctTTAATCAGATTCTGTGTAGAGGACACATTTCCTGAAAAGCCCAAGGAATATAGACTGTTTATTCATTCTTCCGAGGATCATATTGATCAGTGGCAGCCATCTCGTTCAAATGTTCGCTCCTTAGTACTCAATGTGATTGATCCGGATAACTTGTTATGGCCGC is a window from the Nicotiana tomentosiformis chromosome 10, ASM39032v3, whole genome shotgun sequence genome containing:
- the LOC104110459 gene encoding late blight resistance protein R1-A-like isoform X2 encodes the protein MARECQNMTELVDSWTIKQLYDAAEHLADVKFFLEKLEQVQPENAISAQLGPLFVEAYDGSSEIWSHMDQCQWTCTIRMMISKVLKIIKLENIAERVKPAKPSTSTSPMILEVLKITKPENIAKRIKASKPSSSPGLITMEMVGFIEVLLDTAHDKLWSFSLVHASRLYVLKRKLRYLQVFFTLTTRWCIEHENMKDLFTHVEDVAYTATHMCFLGVGKTMDREFSELLEKISPFKPKLRQIYKSLLTVSKSSLLDTTMNVRISPFSFVSALQEDLKELVIRDTSLKVFLDNQIPWLQQGLLYLSRYLRDIELEFTPLEEFNSLQSNIVALAIEAAIAIYSSYDEEMDETTEMKHVFFHLQLKFSHVKLEACLIKLLNSESTIVAPLKDLIHYIREELIFLGTFLMDSLEKCKEQIKITDFLTLIQSVTSQAWSVTLSHDSEQGDLSRQTNCLHVQLLLKFKFIKAAIRQMCPDISAFSTLDHPTIDLLNFLPINFEVIDSYFSMLKSSKTPSSDSPKMDEILMGFHEYIISNLLLKDETNLTFTAANEDNCFYNGLLLLATYLVDSLVHHSGHKKEDNLLTGFGTVAIESESAICLSYEDVVDSNKIRKVNLVLQFLTIAFKLIESQRILMDLLKHKATLETKILDLIESAHEDLIFLRAFLMDLLIRHTELNKVHDLLRHAEGTANKLVQVSGFCYEGFMDGGSTEKMMLSLSDLPQEIESVKVEVRKVWFQLLDASPWNVTDGEDIIFLLNHQDRVLNSDDYSISYLKNQVPVVKEKLVYLGSFLADIIQHRDMHQELQDLMKRAQDITFVCFFHVRGYTPAWHDMLHLSDVKQLLRFVEAEVKMFCFKVPDSSCYSFPKTNGLGFLDCFLGKLGELLSSKLDLIIDLKHQIQSLQDGLLCLRSLTDQFAESYDEHDEVYGRITSSTEIAYKAEYVIDSCLACSYPLWYKVHWISEVVKNINLVNAVVSETCERKNNDVAVTEAAKTSGNLLPSLSANTPRTNEAMEGFQDAMDELKKQLLEGSPELDVISIFGMPGLGKTTLAKKIYSDPIVTSYFDVRAQCCVTQVYSWRELLLTILNDVLEPADRNLKEDGELADELRRFLLTKRFLILVDDVWDTKVWDYLHMCCRGSRKGSRIILTTRLSDVASYAQCDSKPHHLRLFSDEESWTLLQKEVFQGESCPPELLDVGFRIAKTCGGLPLFIVLVAGVLKEKKKKAELWKEIEESLGSQNIGCLEESMSMIGFSYKNLSHQLKPCFLYFGGFLKGRNIHVSKLTRLWLAEGFVQANKGPEDAAQGFLEDLISRNLVMDVEKKPNGKVKTCRIHDLLHKFCLEKAKQENFLLRINGFCVEDTFPEKPKEYRLFIHSSEDHIDQWQPSRSNVRSLVLNVIDPDNLLWPHNISFIFDNFKLVKVLDLESFNIGGTFPSEIQSLIHLRYFAARTGASSIPSSIAKLWNLETFVVRGLGGEVKLPSSLLKLVKLRHIHVKNCASFSLHDNMGESLADCQLDNLETFSTPHLSYGEDTEMILRKVPKLRKLSCIFSETFGYSKIVMGRCVLFPRLESLSHLESLKLISNSYPAKLPHVFSFPSRLRELTLSKFRLPWGQISTIGELPNLEILKLHLRAFEGNHWEVKDSEFPELKYLELDDINIAQWSVSDDAFPKLKCLVLIKCKRLEKIPSHFDDSVSLRSIEVNWCNWFVANSAQEIQTTQHEEMANGAFTVRIQPPDWATRSSPLTLI
- the LOC104110459 gene encoding late blight resistance protein R1-A-like isoform X3; protein product: MARECQNMTELVDSWTIKQLYDAAEHLADVKFFLEKLEQVQPENAISAQLGPLFVEAYDGSSEIWSHMDQCQWTCTIRMMISKVLKIIKLENIAERVKPAKPSTSTSPMILEVLKITKPENIAKRIKASKPSSSPGLITMEMVGFIEVLLDTAHDKLWSFSLVHASRLYVLKRKLRYLQVFFTLTTRWCIEHENMKDLFTHVEDVAYTATHMCFLGVGKTMDREFSELLEKISPFKPKLRQIYKSLLTVSKSSLLDTTMNVRISPFSFVSALQEDLKELVIRDTSLKVFLDNQIPWLQQGLLYLSRYLRDIELEFTPLEEFNSLQSNIVALAIEAAIAIYSSYDEEMDETTEMKHVFFHLQLKFSHVKLEACLIKLLNSESTIVAPLKDLIHYIREELIFLGTFLMDSLEKCKEQIKITDFLTLIQSVTSQAWSVTLSHDSEQGDLSRQTNCLHVQLLLKFKFIKAAIRQMCPDISAFSTLDHPTIDLLNFLPINFEVIDSYFSMLKSSKTPSSDSPKMDEILMGFHEYIISNLLLKDETNLTFTAANEDNCFYNGLLLLATYLVDSLVHHSGHKKEDNLLTGFGTVAIESESAICLSYEDVVDSNKIRKVNLVLQFLTIAFKLIESQRILMDLLKHKATLETKILDLIESAHEDLIFLRAFLMDLLIRHTELNKVHDLLRHAEGTANKLVQVSGFCYEGFMDGGSTEKMMLSLSDLPQEIESVKVEVRKVWFQLLDASPWNVTDGEDIIFLLNHQDRVLNSDDYSISYLKNQVPVVKEKLVYLGSFLADIIQHRDMHQELQDLMKRAQDITFVCFFHVRGYTPAWHDMLHLSDVKQLLRFVEAEVKMFCFKVPDSSCYSFPKTNGLGFLDCFLGKLGELLSSKLDLIIDLKHQIQSLQDGLLCLRSLTDQFAESYDEHDEVYGRITSSTEIAYKAEYVIDSCLACSYPLWYKVHWISEVVKNINLVNAVVSETCERKNNDVAVTEAAKTSGNLLPSLSANTPRTNEAMEGFQDAMDELKKQLLEGSPELDVISIFGMPGLGKTTLAKKIYSDPIVTSYFDVRAQCCVTQVYSWRELLLTILNDVLEPADRNLKEDGELADELRRFLLTKRFLILVDDVWDTKVWDYLHMCCRGSRKGSRIILTTRLSDVASYAQCDSKPHHLRLFSDEESWTLLQKEVFQGESCPPELLDVGFRIAKTCGGLPLFIVLVAGVLKEKKKKAELWKEIEESLGSQNIGCLEESMSMIGFSYKNLSHQLKPCFLYFGGFLKGRNIHVSKLTRLWLAEGFVQANKGPEDAAQGFLEDLISRNLVMDVEKKPNGKVKTCRIHDLLHKFCLEKAKQENFLLRINGFCVEDTFPEKPKEYRLFIHSSEDHIDQWQPSRSNVRSLVLNVIDPDNLLWPHNISFIFDNFKLVKVLDLESFNIGGTFPSEIQSLIHLRYFAARTGASSIPSSIAKLWNLETFVVRGLGGEVKLPSSLLKLVKLRHIHVKNCASFSLHDNMGESLADCQLDNLETFSTPHLSYGEDTEMILRKVPKLRKLSCIFSETFGYSKIVMGRCVLFPRLESLSHLESLKLISNSYPAKLPHVFSFPSRLRELTLSKFRLPWGQISTIGELPNLEILKLHLRAFEGNHWEVKDSEFPELKYLELDDINIAQWSVSDDAFPKLKCLVLIKSQEIQTTQHEEMANGAFTVRIQPPDWATRSSPLTLI